AATAGACGATCGGGATTGATGAAGAACCAGCAGACAATCGCGAGGGCAATGGGCACGATGTTAAATAGCAGGGCGATATTCCAGCCGAAGTGCTGAGCCAGAAAACCGCATAACACCGGAGAGATCACACCGCCAAGGTTGCCCCAAAGATTCATCCAGCCGCTGACTGATCCTGAATATTGCTGGCCCTTATCTGCGGCGATGGCCCAGGAAGCCACAACGGGTAAGCCGAGAGCGCCCAGCGTTAGTGTCAGCCAGAATACGCTTATGAAAGGGGCGTGCGTCATTGCGACAGCCAGTGTGCCGATAATAAACAGGATGAAGCCTGCGATAGCCAGGTAGCCACGGGCGACCATCAGCGAACAGCCACGCTGGAGTAAACTGTCCGACAACTTACCGCCAAAAAGTACGCACAGGCAGATAGCCAGCCACGGGAAGCTGGCGGCGATACCCATGTGTGTCAGAGAGAAACCTCGAGCTTCCTGGAGATAGGTGGGTAACCAAATGAGAAACAGCGTGGTCATATATACCACGAAAAAATACTGGATCCCGACCGCCCAAAACTCACGGTTGCGCATAAACTGGCGCCACGGAGCCTTTGCTGCTGTCTCTTTCTGTGAAATTGTGCGGCCTTCGCGAATATGCTTCAGTTCAGCGTCCGAGATCCATGGATGCACATCCGGTCTGTCACGGGAAATAATGTACCAAAGTAGCGCAATAACGCTGCCCGCAGCGCCAAAAATATAGAACACCGCATGCCAGCCCCAGGCGAGCATAATCAGCACTGTTATTGTCGGGGCAATGACGGGGCCAAAATAAGATCCTGCCAGTAGCAGGCTGGCCGCCCGTGCTTTTTCATTTTTACGAAACCACCAGCTGTTAAATACCGCATTACCGGGGTAGGTTGGCGCTTCGCCAACCCCAAACAGAAAGCGTACCAGGCACAGCCAGATAAAGCGGGGCGTTGTTGCGGTTAGCAGTGTGAATAATGACCACAATAAGAGGCTCAGGCTGACAATAATCCGGCAGCCAAACCGCTCTGCCAGCATGCCACTGGGGATTTGTGCAACAGCATAGCCTAATGAAAACAGAGCACCCAGCAGGCCAAATTCGACTTTCGTCATATCCAGGTCGTGCATCATATGTTCCGCAACGATGGAGATATTAGCGCGATCCATGTAAGCGATAAGACCAATTACAAAGAACAACAGTCCCAGTCCCCAGCGCAACCGGCCGTGTGTCTGCGTTTTCTCTGTGATAACGGACTGACGGGCAATAAGGGAGGTTTGCTGATTATCCATAGCATTATCCTGAAGTTGGTTGCGCCACGATTGTTGTATTCATCTTGTATACAAGCTGGAGGCTAAGGGGAATATGCGTTAATGTCAAAAAAATGTTTGTTATTTGTGATATTGAAGGCCGGGAAAGATAACTTTGTTAGCGTTATCAGGGTATTGTCAAAAGTGAGAGGTACCAGGGCCACCGGGTGACTTCTTACATGATTTTGGCTGCCGCCTCAGAAATGTTACCATTCCTGCCCGGGTATCAGCTGAACAGGAGAAGGGAATCATGTGGAGCAAAGGATCGCAGTTAATCCTGTGGCTCAGGCGGGGCGGGTTACTGGCCTGCTGCCTGATTCTGGCGGCCTGTGCCGGTAAAGGCGGTGACGGTTATAGCGGCACCACCTGGACGGTAAAACGCGGCGATACCCTGTATCGCGTCTCCCGGGAGACGGGCACTTCTGTAGCGGAGCTTGCCCGGCTCAATGGTCTTAAAGCCCCCTATACGATTAATGTCGGCCAGAAGCTGCGGGTAAACGGCACTGCACCTGCCAGCAAGCGGCGCGGCTCTGCTGTCGCCTCCAGTAAACGCACCACCGGTGCGGTGCGTATGCCGGCAAAACCCGCCGTGGGCTGGCCGCCGGTGGGCGATCGCTGCTGGCGCTGGCCTGCCAGCGGGCGGGTGATTTTG
This Shimwellia blattae DSM 4481 = NBRC 105725 DNA region includes the following protein-coding sequences:
- a CDS encoding MFS transporter encodes the protein MDNQQTSLIARQSVITEKTQTHGRLRWGLGLLFFVIGLIAYMDRANISIVAEHMMHDLDMTKVEFGLLGALFSLGYAVAQIPSGMLAERFGCRIIVSLSLLLWSLFTLLTATTPRFIWLCLVRFLFGVGEAPTYPGNAVFNSWWFRKNEKARAASLLLAGSYFGPVIAPTITVLIMLAWGWHAVFYIFGAAGSVIALLWYIISRDRPDVHPWISDAELKHIREGRTISQKETAAKAPWRQFMRNREFWAVGIQYFFVVYMTTLFLIWLPTYLQEARGFSLTHMGIAASFPWLAICLCVLFGGKLSDSLLQRGCSLMVARGYLAIAGFILFIIGTLAVAMTHAPFISVFWLTLTLGALGLPVVASWAIAADKGQQYSGSVSGWMNLWGNLGGVISPVLCGFLAQHFGWNIALLFNIVPIALAIVCWFFINPDRLFTPVQHA
- the actS gene encoding amidase activator ActS — encoded protein: MWSKGSQLILWLRRGGLLACCLILAACAGKGGDGYSGTTWTVKRGDTLYRVSRETGTSVAELARLNGLKAPYTINVGQKLRVNGTAPASKRRGSAVASSKRTTGAVRMPAKPAVGWPPVGDRCWRWPASGRVILPYSSADGGNKGIDIAGKQGDPVYASGAGTVVYAGNQLRGYGNLIMIKHDERYITAYAHNDTMLVHNGEKVKAGQKIATMGSSGAESVRLHFQIRYKATAIDPQRYLPQQGKSPSC